One Candidatus Hydrogenedentota bacterium genomic window carries:
- a CDS encoding AbrB/MazE/SpoVT family DNA-binding domain-containing protein has translation MAISTISTKGQVTLPAGFRKQLGMEPHDRVLIEATDDAIVIKRAADFFELEGFLGKALPAAEERKRMLRSVSRRVEGRKG, from the coding sequence ATGGCCATAAGTACGATTTCCACGAAGGGACAAGTCACGCTGCCAGCCGGTTTCCGCAAACAACTCGGAATGGAACCGCACGACCGCGTGCTCATCGAAGCGACCGATGACGCCATCGTCATCAAGAGGGCGGCCGATTTCTTCGAATTGGAAGGCTTCCTCGGAAAGGCCCTGCCGGCAGCGGAGGAGCGAAAGCGGATGTTGCGGTCGGTTTCGCGGCGCGTCGAGGGCCGGAAGGGATGA
- a CDS encoding PIN domain-containing protein: MKRVFVDSNVFLRFFTHDDAGQHNVAARLFRDAAAGKCELVTGPPVLFEIAWTLRAAYRLPRQKVLEAITAIRALPGLRLADESLVDEALRAARQSGQEFADAYIFASAKESGADAIATFNRPHFESLGAALHWA, translated from the coding sequence ATGAAGCGCGTGTTTGTGGACTCGAATGTCTTTCTGCGCTTCTTCACGCATGACGATGCCGGCCAGCACAATGTTGCCGCAAGGCTCTTTCGCGATGCCGCCGCCGGCAAATGCGAACTGGTTACCGGGCCGCCGGTCCTGTTCGAGATCGCCTGGACGTTGCGGGCGGCCTATCGCCTGCCGCGGCAGAAGGTGTTGGAAGCGATCACGGCCATTCGTGCGTTGCCGGGGTTGCGCCTCGCCGACGAGTCCCTGGTTGACGAGGCCTTGCGGGCCGCGCGGCAGAGCGGACAAGAATTTGCCGATGCCTATATTTTTGCGAGCGCGAAGGAGTCAGGCGCCGATGCGATAGCCACGTTCAACCGGCCGCATTTCGAGAGCCTCGGCGCCGCGTTGCATTGGGCGTGA